In Clostridia bacterium, the following are encoded in one genomic region:
- the rplR gene encoding 50S ribosomal protein L18 produces the protein MIIKKDKNQDRVIRHERVTKKVFGTSVSPRLNVYRSTSYIYAQIINDIDGVTLCSASSFAQKQELKGKNKVEQAKLIGEMIGKKAIELGITQVVFDRGGYIYIGRVQALAEGARKAGLKF, from the coding sequence ATGATAATCAAAAAAGATAAAAATCAAGATAGAGTAATTCGCCACGAAAGAGTGACCAAAAAAGTCTTTGGTACGTCAGTTTCGCCCCGTCTTAACGTTTACCGTAGCACAAGTTATATTTACGCTCAAATTATCAACGATATTGACGGCGTAACACTATGCTCAGCATCTTCTTTTGCGCAAAAACAAGAGCTAAAAGGTAAAAACAAAGTCGAGCAAGCTAAATTAATCGGCGAGATGATTGGCAAAAAAGCAATCGAACTTGGCATTACCCAAGTTGTGTTTGATAGAGGCGGATACATCTATATCGGCAGAGTTCAAGCATTAGCAGAGGGCGCGCGTAAAGCCGGCTTGAAGTTTTAG
- the rpsE gene encoding 30S ribosomal protein S5, whose product MKKTVAINRVTKVVKGGRTMRFSAVVVVGDGNGKVGIGTGKAGEVPQAIEKATQRAKASMTYIARKDTSIPHEAIGKFGRGHVLLLPAEKGTGVIAGGSVRNVLEAAGIKDIRTKSYGSNTPVNCAKATMEGLMMLRTAEQIAAIRGKRVEEL is encoded by the coding sequence ATCAAAAAGACCGTAGCTATCAATCGTGTAACTAAGGTTGTTAAGGGCGGTAGAACTATGCGTTTCTCGGCAGTTGTAGTCGTAGGCGACGGCAACGGCAAGGTTGGTATCGGCACAGGTAAAGCAGGCGAAGTTCCACAAGCAATCGAGAAGGCAACTCAAAGAGCTAAGGCAAGTATGACTTATATAGCTCGTAAAGATACCTCAATACCTCACGAAGCAATAGGTAAATTCGGTCGTGGACACGTTCTACTATTACCAGCTGAAAAAGGAACAGGCGTTATCGCTGGCGGTTCGGTAAGAAACGTACTTGAAGCGGCAGGTATTAAAGATATCCGCACAAAGTCGTATGGCAGTAACACTCCTGTAAACTGCGCTAAGGCAACGATGGAAGGCTTAATGATGCTCCGCACAGCCGAGCAAATTGCAGCTATTCGTGGCAAGCGTGTAGAAGAGCTATAA
- the rpmD gene encoding 50S ribosomal protein L30, whose amino-acid sequence MAITDKKEPLYINGKYVVTSTEPLHNANFQKGECPYTITDKKVRVTLIKSTVACLKGQIATVEALGLHKIRQSKIFNNSEALQGMLFKVRHLVQVDEI is encoded by the coding sequence ATGGCTATAACAGATAAAAAAGAGCCTTTGTATATTAACGGTAAATATGTGGTTACATCAACAGAGCCTTTGCACAACGCTAACTTTCAAAAAGGCGAATGCCCTTACACAATTACAGACAAAAAAGTAAGAGTAACCCTTATTAAAAGCACAGTCGCTTGTTTAAAAGGTCAAATTGCCACAGTTGAGGCGCTAGGCTTACACAAGATTAGACAAAGCAAAATATTTAACAACAGCGAAGCACTGCAAGGTATGTTATTTAAAGTAAGACACCTAGTGCAAGTTGACGAGATTTAA
- the rplO gene encoding 50S ribosomal protein L15: protein MRIHTISPAEGSNKQPRRLGRGIGSGLGKTSGKGHKGQWARSGGGVRPGFEGGQTPIARRLPKRGFNNKTFTMDYTVINVSDLQNFDDNAVVTIELLEEMRIINIKHNAGLKILGNGELTKKLTVQANKFSTVAKQKIESIGGTVEVIA from the coding sequence ATGAGAATACACACTATTTCCCCAGCCGAAGGTTCTAACAAGCAACCTAGAAGATTGGGTAGAGGTATAGGAAGCGGCCTCGGCAAAACAAGCGGTAAAGGACACAAGGGTCAGTGGGCTCGTAGCGGTGGCGGAGTTCGTCCCGGCTTTGAGGGCGGACAAACTCCTATCGCTAGAAGACTACCTAAACGTGGTTTTAACAACAAGACCTTTACAATGGACTACACCGTAATTAACGTAAGCGATTTGCAAAATTTTGACGACAACGCAGTAGTCACGATTGAATTGCTTGAAGAAATGAGAATAATCAATATCAAACATAACGCAGGACTTAAAATTTTAGGCAACGGCGAGTTAACAAAAAAGTTGACTGTTCAAGCTAATAAATTTTCTACCGTAGCTAAACAAAAAATTGAAAGCATAGGTGGGACTGTCGAGGTAATTGCATAA
- the secY gene encoding preprotein translocase subunit SecY: MFETIKNAFKVKEVRNKILMTILFVFIYRLGCFIPIPGLDIYGNIDLGDSYNLLSIMNAITGSALAQGTLFAIGIGPYINASIIMQLLTVAIPALERMSKEGEDGKKKIEKITRWVTLVLAIVNAVGILLAFKNQSASILNVNMISAQITLPVWLLFVYATIMLVGGSMICMWIGERITEYGVSNGISMLIFVGILSTAGSSLLNSFKLIGDNGWNPVGWELMGFLIVVVAIFGFITWVDGAERKINVQYAKQIKGNKMYGGQSTYIPVKVNASGVLPLIFAFAIMSFPSMLISTFWSTTDFATWWSKYMTNAGGYWVGTTVYTVLLAVFIFVFSYFYSQIQFNPIEISKNLQQNGGFVPGIRPGRETSEYLARVVSRITLWGAVFLAFIALVPNLIFGLVTTNSQLLNAFSATGMLIIVSVALEFDKSLENQIMMRHYKGFLK, from the coding sequence ATGTTTGAAACGATTAAAAACGCCTTTAAGGTCAAAGAAGTACGCAACAAAATCCTTATGACAATTTTGTTTGTATTTATTTACAGGCTAGGTTGTTTTATACCGATTCCCGGACTTGACATCTACGGCAACATCGACTTAGGCGACAGCTACAACCTTCTTAGCATTATGAACGCTATTACAGGTTCGGCTCTTGCTCAGGGTACGTTGTTTGCGATAGGTATCGGTCCGTATATCAACGCTTCAATTATAATGCAACTATTAACAGTAGCAATTCCGGCGCTAGAAAGAATGTCAAAAGAAGGCGAGGACGGCAAGAAAAAGATAGAGAAGATTACCCGTTGGGTAACCCTTGTTCTTGCAATCGTCAACGCAGTTGGCATTTTGTTAGCGTTTAAGAACCAATCTGCAAGCATACTCAACGTCAATATGATAAGCGCACAAATTACCCTACCTGTTTGGTTGTTATTTGTCTACGCTACCATTATGTTAGTAGGCGGAAGTATGATATGTATGTGGATAGGCGAGAGAATTACCGAATACGGCGTTTCAAACGGTATTTCAATGCTAATCTTCGTAGGTATTCTTTCAACCGCAGGTTCAAGCTTACTTAACAGCTTTAAGCTAATAGGCGACAATGGTTGGAATCCGGTCGGCTGGGAGCTAATGGGGTTCTTAATCGTAGTAGTTGCAATATTTGGTTTCATTACTTGGGTTGACGGCGCTGAAAGAAAAATTAACGTTCAATACGCTAAACAAATCAAAGGCAACAAGATGTACGGTGGTCAATCGACCTATATACCCGTTAAAGTAAATGCTTCGGGCGTATTACCGTTAATCTTCGCTTTTGCAATTATGTCTTTCCCATCAATGCTAATTAGCACTTTTTGGTCAACGACCGACTTTGCTACTTGGTGGTCTAAGTATATGACTAACGCAGGCGGATATTGGGTTGGCACAACAGTTTATACGGTGTTACTAGCTGTATTTATATTTGTGTTCAGCTATTTCTATTCGCAAATACAATTTAACCCTATCGAAATCAGCAAGAATTTGCAACAAAACGGCGGTTTTGTACCCGGTATTAGACCGGGCAGAGAAACAAGCGAATATCTAGCAAGAGTCGTATCCCGCATAACTTTATGGGGAGCTGTATTCCTTGCCTTTATCGCTCTTGTACCTAACTTAATCTTTGGTTTAGTTACTACAAACAGCCAGTTGCTCAACGCTTTCTCGGCGACGGGAATGTTGATTATAGTAAGCGTCGCATTGGAATTTGACAAGTCGCTAGAAAATCAAATTATGATGAGACACTATAAAGGGTTCTTAAAATGA
- a CDS encoding adenylate kinase produces the protein MRLILLGAPGSGKGTQATKLSAKLGIPQISTGDIFRKNIKEHTALGLKVQQTVDSGGLVDDDLVIQMVIDRLNQPDAINGYILDGFPRSIPQAIALDQSVKIDYVLNLSIDKQIVINRMASRRTCSSCGSVYNANDLRTEICNKCGGQLITRLDDKPESVTHRLEVYEQTTRPMIDYYSALDRLYNINANATPEQVFSDIMLVLGK, from the coding sequence ATGAGATTAATATTGCTGGGCGCTCCGGGAAGTGGCAAAGGGACGCAGGCGACTAAACTGTCGGCAAAACTTGGTATTCCTCAAATTTCTACCGGCGACATATTTAGAAAGAATATCAAAGAGCATACTGCATTAGGGCTTAAAGTCCAACAGACAGTAGACAGTGGCGGGCTTGTCGACGATGACCTTGTAATACAAATGGTAATAGACCGCTTAAATCAGCCTGACGCTATAAACGGTTACATCTTAGACGGGTTTCCTCGTTCAATTCCACAAGCTATTGCCCTTGACCAATCAGTTAAGATTGACTATGTGCTTAATTTAAGTATAGACAAACAAATAGTCATTAACCGTATGGCAAGTAGGCGAACGTGCAGTTCTTGCGGTAGCGTATATAATGCAAATGATTTAAGAACTGAAATATGCAATAAATGCGGTGGACAGCTCATTACTCGTTTAGACGACAAACCCGAGTCGGTTACTCACCGTTTGGAAGTGTATGAGCAAACCACTAGACCTATGATAGACTACTACTCGGCGCTTGACAGACTATATAATATCAATGCTAACGCCACACCTGAGCAAGTGTTTAGCGATATAATGTTGGTGCTGGGTAAATGA
- the map gene encoding type I methionyl aminopeptidase: protein MIYIKSKLEIELMRKANILVRDTLNMLLDNTAEGMTTYQLDKLAYEYIISKGGVPSFLHFQGFPASICVSINDEVVHGIPSKKRRLQEGDIVSYDCGVILQGWQGDAARTIGVGKISKECQQLIDVTKQSFFEGMKVIKPSARLGDLGHAIQTYVEQFGYGVVRDLCGHGIGRDMHEDPNIPNFGMAGKGLRLASGMVIAVEPMVNMGTHKVMTLPDGWTVKTLDGMPSAHYENTLAITDDGVDILSL, encoded by the coding sequence ATGATTTATATAAAAAGCAAATTAGAAATAGAATTAATGCGCAAGGCAAACATACTTGTAAGAGATACTCTCAATATGCTTCTTGACAATACTGCCGAGGGTATGACGACTTATCAACTTGACAAGCTAGCCTACGAATACATTATCTCAAAGGGCGGAGTTCCGTCGTTTCTACACTTTCAAGGTTTCCCTGCTTCTATATGCGTGTCAATCAACGACGAGGTTGTTCACGGTATTCCTAGCAAAAAAAGACGCTTGCAAGAAGGCGATATTGTTAGTTATGACTGCGGAGTAATTCTTCAAGGTTGGCAGGGCGATGCGGCAAGGACGATTGGAGTCGGCAAAATTTCCAAAGAATGTCAACAGCTAATTGACGTTACCAAACAAAGTTTTTTCGAAGGTATGAAAGTAATCAAACCTTCGGCAAGACTAGGCGACTTAGGTCACGCAATACAAACTTATGTCGAGCAATTTGGCTATGGCGTAGTTAGAGATTTATGCGGACACGGTATTGGTAGAGATATGCACGAAGACCCAAACATTCCAAACTTTGGTATGGCAGGCAAAGGGCTAAGACTCGCTAGCGGTATGGTAATAGCAGTTGAGCCTATGGTAAATATGGGCACTCACAAGGTAATGACCTTACCAGACGGTTGGACAGTAAAGACGCTCGATGGTATGCCAAGCGCACACTACGAAAATACTTTGGCAATAACCGATGACGGCGTAGATATACTGTCACTTTAA
- a CDS encoding KOW domain-containing RNA-binding protein, giving the protein MDDHLRIGCVVYSKMGRDSGKYYMVVSLADQYAYIADGNLRKLKNPKKKNIKHIKDSGIVLETIAEKLISGKKVFDTELSSAIRELNSNNGGN; this is encoded by the coding sequence ATGGACGACCATTTACGAATAGGTTGCGTTGTTTATTCCAAGATGGGTAGGGATAGCGGTAAATACTATATGGTAGTTAGCCTAGCCGACCAATACGCTTATATAGCCGATGGCAACCTTAGAAAATTAAAAAATCCTAAAAAGAAAAATATAAAACACATCAAAGATAGCGGTATTGTTTTAGAAACAATCGCCGAGAAATTAATTTCCGGCAAAAAAGTATTCGATACCGAACTTAGTAGCGCCATAAGAGAGCTTAATTCTAATAACGGAGGTAACTAA
- the infA gene encoding translation initiation factor IF-1: MSKDDCIEVEGVVVEALRNATFVVKLSNNHIINAYISGKLRMHYIKILPGDTVKIEMSPYDLTKGRIVWRGKPNNPTNN; this comes from the coding sequence ATGTCAAAGGACGATTGCATTGAAGTAGAAGGCGTGGTCGTAGAAGCTTTGCGAAACGCGACTTTTGTAGTCAAACTTAGCAACAATCACATAATTAATGCCTACATCTCAGGCAAATTGAGAATGCACTATATCAAAATTCTGCCCGGAGATACCGTAAAAATTGAAATGAGTCCCTATGATTTGACAAAAGGGCGCATCGTATGGAGAGGCAAACCTAACAACCCAACAAACAATTAA
- the rpmJ gene encoding 50S ribosomal protein L36 has protein sequence MKVRPSVKKICDKCKIIKRDGKVMVICSNPKHKQRQG, from the coding sequence ATGAAAGTAAGACCATCTGTAAAGAAAATTTGCGACAAATGTAAAATTATTAAGAGAGACGGCAAAGTTATGGTTATTTGCTCTAATCCCAAACACAAACAAAGACAAGGCTAG
- the rpsM gene encoding 30S ribosomal protein S13, which translates to MARISGVDLPREKRIEIGLTYIFGIGQPTADKILAETGVSPDVRVKDLSEGDVSKLREYIEKHLHVEGDLRREVAQNIKLMKDIGSYRGVRHRKGLPVRGQNTKQNARTRKGPKRTVSRGKKAVEK; encoded by the coding sequence ATGGCTCGTATTTCCGGCGTAGATTTACCCAGAGAAAAACGCATAGAGATAGGTCTAACCTATATTTTTGGTATAGGTCAACCTACCGCTGACAAAATATTAGCAGAAACTGGGGTTAGCCCCGATGTTCGTGTTAAAGATTTGTCCGAAGGCGATGTTTCTAAGCTAAGAGAGTACATCGAGAAACATCTGCACGTAGAAGGCGACTTACGTAGAGAAGTTGCTCAAAACATAAAACTAATGAAGGACATTGGCTCATACAGAGGCGTTCGTCACAGAAAAGGACTACCTGTAAGAGGTCAAAACACTAAACAAAATGCTCGCACAAGAAAAGGACCTAAGCGTACCGTTTCTCGTGGTAAAAAAGCAGTAGAAAAGTAG
- the rpsK gene encoding 30S ribosomal protein S11 has product MAVKKSTKKKKDFRRVEKGAVHIHASFNNTLVTVTDANGNALSQSSSGSLGFRGSKKSTAFAAQQAAETAVGKAKEYGLQSVEVYIKGPGQGRESAIRALQTAGLQVTLIKDVSPIPHNGCRPPKRRRI; this is encoded by the coding sequence ATGGCAGTAAAGAAATCAACCAAGAAAAAGAAAGATTTTAGACGAGTTGAAAAAGGTGCCGTTCATATTCACGCCTCCTTTAACAACACGTTAGTAACCGTAACCGACGCAAATGGTAATGCGCTTAGTCAAAGTTCGTCTGGCAGTTTAGGTTTTAGAGGCAGTAAGAAAAGCACAGCTTTCGCAGCTCAACAAGCAGCAGAAACAGCCGTAGGCAAAGCCAAAGAATATGGACTACAAAGCGTTGAGGTATATATCAAAGGACCCGGTCAAGGCAGAGAATCTGCAATTAGAGCGTTACAAACAGCAGGACTACAAGTAACCCTAATCAAAGACGTTTCCCCAATACCTCACAATGGTTGCCGTCCACCAAAACGTAGAAGAATATAA
- the rpsD gene encoding 30S ribosomal protein S4 yields the protein MARYTGADCRQCRREKVKLFLKGDRCFSSKCALTRRAKLPGQHWNTRKKITEYGMQLREKQKTKRIYGLQERQFHGYYEKAETMRGVTGTNMLVMLEKRLDNIIYRMGIGASRSQARQLVTHGHITINGAPVNIPSYSVKAGDVIAIKENKANIPYFVELKQMKSAVLPKWLEFNNSTLVGKMLAEPTREDIDPSFQEHMIVELYSK from the coding sequence ATGGCAAGATATACAGGCGCAGACTGTCGCCAATGCAGAAGAGAGAAAGTTAAGCTATTCTTAAAAGGCGATAGATGCTTTTCTAGCAAATGCGCATTAACCCGTAGGGCTAAACTTCCCGGTCAACACTGGAATACCCGTAAGAAGATTACCGAATACGGTATGCAATTAAGAGAAAAACAAAAGACTAAGAGAATTTATGGGCTTCAAGAAAGACAGTTTCACGGTTACTACGAAAAAGCCGAAACTATGCGTGGCGTTACCGGTACAAATATGTTGGTTATGCTTGAAAAAAGGCTAGATAACATTATTTATCGTATGGGTATTGGCGCATCTCGTTCGCAAGCTCGTCAATTAGTCACACACGGACATATTACTATCAACGGCGCTCCCGTTAATATACCATCATACTCGGTTAAAGCAGGCGATGTTATTGCTATTAAAGAGAACAAAGCAAATATCCCTTACTTTGTAGAGTTAAAGCAAATGAAATCTGCCGTATTGCCCAAATGGTTAGAGTTTAACAATTCTACCTTAGTAGGCAAAATGCTTGCAGAGCCAACTCGTGAAGACATCGATCCAAGTTTCCAAGAACATATGATTGTCGAGTTATACTCCAAGTAG
- a CDS encoding DNA-directed RNA polymerase subunit alpha, with protein MMEIEKPKIVVKESPDASSITVVVEPLERGFGITLGNALRRVLLSALPGVAVVGVKIDGVEHEFSTVNGVKEDVTEIILNLKCLCLKSINTDKAFRTTIGIHKKGPCEVYAGDIETDAELEILNPDLPICTIDEGAELNAELFVARGRGYVSAERNKEINRELNIVHPIGFIPTDSIYSPVVKVNYNVEPARVGHNIGFDKLTLECETNKAFTGREIISLAARLLGEYISMFSELADSLNGIGDILVDGGTDVKKKVLDMSVDDMDLSVRSFNCLKRAGIQTVEDLTKRSEDDMLKVRNLGRKSLDEVIAKLESYGLCLRSKDD; from the coding sequence ATGATGGAAATAGAAAAACCAAAAATTGTTGTTAAAGAATCCCCAGACGCCAGCTCGATAACTGTTGTTGTCGAACCGCTGGAAAGAGGTTTTGGAATAACACTAGGCAATGCTCTTCGCAGGGTATTACTATCGGCGCTTCCGGGCGTAGCAGTAGTAGGGGTAAAGATTGACGGTGTAGAACACGAATTTAGTACGGTAAATGGAGTAAAAGAAGACGTTACCGAAATAATACTCAACCTTAAATGTCTGTGCCTTAAATCAATCAATACAGATAAGGCATTTAGAACAACAATCGGTATCCATAAAAAAGGTCCTTGCGAGGTTTACGCAGGCGATATAGAAACAGACGCCGAATTAGAAATTCTCAACCCCGACCTACCAATATGCACGATAGACGAGGGCGCAGAACTTAACGCCGAACTATTTGTCGCAAGAGGCAGAGGCTATGTTTCGGCAGAACGCAACAAAGAAATAAATAGAGAACTTAACATAGTACACCCCATAGGGTTTATTCCAACAGACTCAATTTATTCCCCAGTTGTAAAAGTTAATTATAACGTTGAACCTGCAAGAGTAGGGCATAATATAGGCTTTGACAAACTTACATTAGAGTGTGAGACCAACAAAGCATTTACAGGCAGAGAGATTATCTCTCTTGCGGCAAGACTGCTAGGCGAATATATTTCAATGTTTAGCGAGCTTGCAGATAGCCTAAACGGTATAGGCGATATTTTGGTCGACGGTGGCACAGATGTCAAGAAGAAAGTCTTAGATATGAGCGTGGACGATATGGATTTATCGGTTAGAAGCTTCAACTGCTTAAAGCGCGCAGGTATCCAAACCGTAGAAGACCTAACAAAACGTAGTGAAGACGATATGCTAAAAGTGAGAAACTTGGGAAGAAAGTCGCTTGATGAGGTAATTGCCAAACTTGAAAGTTACGGCTTATGCCTTAGAAGCAAAGATGACTAA
- the rplQ gene encoding 50S ribosomal protein L17 codes for MALQRKLSRATDQRRAILRNQTSYLLWYGKLETTYARAKEVARLAEKYITLAINTYKNTLEVEKPIVVKGVKSTKVTLNDGPKKLVARRRLMANLYDILETKGDKESRSAYKIRTSDVRHPLIEKIFNDYAPRFDKKIEGVIKGGYTTIYKLGPRRGDAAEMAIVEIIK; via the coding sequence ATGGCATTACAAAGAAAATTATCCAGAGCAACAGACCAAAGAAGAGCAATTTTGAGAAATCAAACCTCTTATTTACTTTGGTACGGCAAACTTGAAACAACCTACGCTCGTGCAAAAGAGGTTGCTAGACTTGCGGAAAAATATATCACTTTGGCTATCAATACTTACAAAAACACTTTGGAAGTAGAAAAACCAATAGTGGTTAAGGGCGTGAAAAGCACAAAAGTAACGCTCAACGACGGTCCTAAGAAATTAGTTGCAAGAAGAAGGCTTATGGCTAACCTATACGATATTTTAGAAACTAAGGGCGACAAAGAGAGCCGTTCAGCTTATAAAATTCGTACCTCAGATGTTCGTCACCCTCTAATTGAAAAAATCTTTAACGACTACGCTCCTCGCTTTGACAAGAAGATTGAAGGCGTAATTAAGGGCGGATATACAACAATTTATAAACTTGGACCAAGACGTGGCGATGCGGCAGAAATGGCGATAGTAGAAATCATTAAGTAA
- the pth gene encoding aminoacyl-tRNA hydrolase: MLSNTITYLIVGLGNPDKQYQQTFHNIGFMCVDAYAKKLGIEFSKGECRAITASIKSGSTKIIIAKPITYMNLSGEAIRELVNKYKIEQDKLLVVYDDVDIPLASVRIRCKGSGGTHNGMKNVVACLNTQDIYRIRVGIGQTHEGELFDYVLSKISKADLKLLDQAITSVVSALEFFCSGQQIDKVMLQFNHINDTL, from the coding sequence ATGTTAAGCAACACAATTACGTATTTAATAGTAGGGTTAGGCAACCCCGACAAGCAGTATCAACAAACCTTTCATAATATTGGGTTTATGTGCGTCGACGCTTATGCAAAAAAACTGGGTATTGAGTTTAGTAAAGGCGAATGTAGGGCGATTACAGCGTCTATCAAATCGGGTTCGACAAAAATTATTATAGCTAAACCAATTACGTATATGAACCTTTCGGGCGAAGCGATAAGGGAACTTGTAAATAAATATAAGATTGAGCAAGATAAATTACTGGTAGTTTACGACGACGTAGATATTCCTCTTGCGAGCGTTAGAATACGCTGTAAGGGTAGCGGAGGCACTCATAACGGTATGAAGAACGTAGTAGCCTGTCTTAATACGCAGGACATCTACCGCATACGAGTGGGAATAGGGCAAACTCACGAGGGCGAACTATTTGACTATGTATTGTCAAAAATTAGCAAAGCCGACCTAAAACTTCTTGACCAAGCGATTACTTCGGTAGTTTCGGCGTTAGAATTTTTTTGTTCGGGACAGCAAATTGACAAAGTAATGTTGCAGTTTAATCATATAAACGACACGTTATAA